From the genome of Pantoea alfalfae, one region includes:
- the glpG gene encoding rhomboid family intramembrane serine protease GlpG has protein sequence MRITQFNQPRMAQAFVDYMATQGITLRIEHENHYVIMLDDESKISVVENELQQFLHDPNHPRYQAASWHSGKTDSGLRYERSNIWANIRERAGPLTLSLMVLCIAVFILMQVMGDQTVMAWLSWPDADQHLQVWRWFSHALLHFSLLHILFNLMWWWYLGGAVEKRLGSGKLFVIMLISALLSGWLQAKFSGIWFGGLSGVVYALMGYCWLRGERDPDSGVYLERGLIGFALVWLVIGWFGVFGLAIANAAHVAGLVVGLAMALVDTRNVRRR, from the coding sequence ATGCGCATTACCCAGTTTAATCAGCCGCGCATGGCGCAGGCGTTTGTGGACTACATGGCGACGCAGGGCATTACGCTGCGCATCGAGCATGAAAATCACTACGTCATCATGCTGGATGACGAGAGCAAGATCTCAGTGGTCGAAAACGAACTTCAGCAGTTTTTGCACGACCCTAACCATCCGCGCTATCAGGCCGCCAGCTGGCACAGCGGCAAGACCGACAGCGGTCTGCGCTATGAGCGCAGCAACATCTGGGCGAACATCCGCGAGCGGGCAGGTCCGCTGACCCTGTCCCTGATGGTGCTCTGTATCGCCGTGTTTATTCTGATGCAGGTGATGGGCGATCAGACCGTGATGGCTTGGCTCTCCTGGCCCGATGCCGACCAGCATCTGCAGGTCTGGCGCTGGTTCAGCCATGCGCTGCTGCACTTTTCACTGCTGCACATCCTGTTTAATCTGATGTGGTGGTGGTATCTCGGCGGCGCGGTCGAAAAGCGCCTTGGCAGCGGCAAACTGTTCGTGATTATGCTGATTTCCGCGCTGCTCAGCGGCTGGCTGCAGGCGAAGTTTAGCGGCATCTGGTTTGGCGGTCTGTCTGGCGTGGTGTATGCGCTGATGGGTTACTGCTGGCTGCGCGGCGAGCGCGATCCAGACAGCGGCGTCTATCTTGAAAGGGGATTGATCGGTTTTGCGCTGGTCTGGCTGGTGATTGGCTGGTTCGGCGTCTTTGGTCTGGCGATTGCTAACGCGGCGCACGTCGCCGGTCTGGTCGTCGGGCTGGCAATGGCGCTGGTGGATACGCGTAACGTCAGGCGTCGTTAG
- the mdcH gene encoding malonate decarboxylase subunit epsilon gives MKILFTFPGQGTQRAGMLQHLPDGDAVLNSVRAVLGDETDRLDSTDALRHTRAVQLCLLIAGVAWARELIRRGVKPDIVSGLSIGAFPAAVIAGALDFSDALRLVALRGDLMEQAYPHGYGLTAITGLTLNRLEKLLAGSNTYIANLNAETQIVIAGRDEDMAVVAQKALDAGASKAIRLAVSVPSHCALLDKPAAELARAFASVTLSRPDCAYLSGSTGRVIWEPEKIADDLAFNMARTVQWNDAMVAANQRDARLAIEMPPGNVLTGLTLQAGWQGEAICMERNSVGVALHLAKRLSQ, from the coding sequence ATGAAAATACTCTTTACCTTTCCCGGCCAGGGCACCCAACGAGCCGGGATGCTGCAGCATCTGCCCGACGGCGACGCGGTATTAAACAGCGTGCGCGCGGTACTGGGCGACGAGACCGACCGGCTCGACAGCACTGATGCGCTGCGCCACACCCGCGCCGTGCAGCTCTGTCTGCTGATTGCCGGAGTCGCCTGGGCGCGCGAGCTGATCCGCCGTGGAGTGAAACCGGACATCGTCAGTGGTCTGTCGATTGGTGCATTTCCCGCTGCGGTGATCGCCGGTGCGCTCGATTTCAGCGACGCCCTGCGGCTGGTTGCACTGCGCGGCGATCTGATGGAGCAGGCTTACCCGCACGGATATGGCCTGACCGCCATCACCGGTTTAACGCTGAATCGTCTGGAGAAGCTGCTGGCTGGCAGCAATACCTACATCGCCAACCTGAATGCGGAAACGCAGATTGTGATTGCCGGTCGTGATGAGGATATGGCTGTCGTGGCGCAGAAAGCGCTGGATGCCGGTGCCAGCAAAGCGATCAGACTCGCGGTGAGCGTGCCGTCGCACTGCGCGCTGCTGGACAAGCCCGCCGCCGAACTGGCGCGCGCGTTTGCATCCGTCACCCTCTCCCGGCCCGATTGCGCTTATCTCAGCGGCTCAACCGGACGGGTGATTTGGGAACCTGAGAAGATTGCTGACGATCTCGCCTTTAATATGGCGCGCACGGTGCAGTGGAATGATGCGATGGTTGCCGCTAATCAGCGCGATGCCCGACTGGCGATCGAGATGCCGCCGGGCAATGTGCTGACGGGCCTGACACTGCAGGCGGGCTGGCAGGGCGAAGCGATCTGCATGGAGCGCAACAGCGTCGGGGTGGCGCTGCATCTGGCTAAACGGCTCAGTCAGTAA
- the mdcA gene encoding malonate decarboxylase subunit alpha: protein MNTGQTPAREWNTRRSEKARRMASFPLDGKVIPSERATEALETLIAPGDRVVLEGNNQKQADFLSRTLAAVNPAKIHDLHMIMPSVGRSEHLDIFEKGIARKLDFSFSGPQSLRMSQLLQDGQLEIGAIHTYIELYSRLYVDLSPNVALIAGYKADRKGNLYTGPSTEDTPALVEAAAFRDGIVIAQVNELVDDETDLPRVDIPGSWIDYVVVADKPFFIEPLFTRDPRLIKQEHILMAMMAIKGIYAEHQVQSLNHGIGFNTAAIELLLPTYGEQLGLKGKICKHWTLNPHPTLIPAIESGWVESVHCFGGELGMEEYIRARPDIFFTGSDGSMRSNRAFCQLAGQYAVDMFIGATLQVDGLANSSTVTRGRLSGFGGAPNMGHDPHGRRHATPAWLNMITEPDPMQRGKKLVVQMVETFQAGAKPTFVETLDAVEVAKTSGMPLAPVMIYGDDVTHVLTEEGIAYLYRAESLEERRAMVAAVAGITDIGLGVDAARVAALRKSGKVVYPEDMGIRRSDATRSLLAAGSVADLVEWSDGLYNPPAKFRSW from the coding sequence ATGAACACAGGCCAAACGCCTGCCCGGGAGTGGAACACACGCCGCAGTGAAAAAGCGCGTCGTATGGCTTCCTTTCCCCTTGATGGCAAAGTCATTCCTTCAGAAAGAGCTACAGAAGCCCTGGAAACACTCATTGCACCAGGCGACCGCGTGGTGCTTGAAGGGAATAACCAGAAACAGGCTGACTTCTTATCCCGCACGCTGGCAGCGGTGAATCCGGCAAAGATTCACGACCTGCATATGATTATGCCGAGCGTCGGCCGCAGTGAGCATCTCGATATTTTTGAAAAAGGCATAGCCCGCAAACTCGACTTCTCTTTTTCCGGTCCGCAAAGTCTGCGCATGTCTCAGCTGTTACAGGATGGCCAGTTGGAAATCGGCGCTATCCATACCTATATCGAACTCTATTCCCGCCTCTATGTTGATCTTAGCCCAAATGTGGCGTTGATTGCAGGATACAAAGCCGACCGCAAGGGCAACCTTTATACCGGCCCGAGCACCGAAGATACCCCGGCACTGGTGGAAGCCGCCGCGTTTCGTGACGGTATTGTGATAGCCCAGGTCAATGAACTGGTCGATGACGAAACCGACCTGCCGCGCGTCGATATCCCCGGCTCCTGGATTGACTACGTCGTCGTCGCAGACAAACCGTTCTTCATCGAACCGCTGTTTACCCGCGATCCACGCCTGATTAAACAGGAACATATCCTGATGGCGATGATGGCGATTAAAGGCATCTACGCCGAACACCAGGTGCAGTCGCTGAACCACGGTATCGGTTTTAACACTGCCGCCATTGAACTGCTGCTGCCAACCTACGGCGAGCAGCTCGGTCTGAAAGGTAAAATCTGTAAACACTGGACGCTGAACCCGCATCCAACGCTGATCCCGGCGATTGAGAGCGGCTGGGTCGAGAGTGTGCACTGCTTCGGCGGTGAGCTGGGAATGGAAGAGTATATCCGCGCCCGTCCTGACATCTTCTTTACCGGCAGCGACGGCTCAATGCGCTCTAACCGCGCCTTCTGTCAGCTGGCCGGCCAGTACGCGGTCGATATGTTTATCGGTGCCACCCTGCAGGTTGATGGGCTGGCAAACTCCTCTACCGTGACGCGTGGTCGTCTTTCCGGCTTCGGCGGTGCACCGAACATGGGCCACGATCCCCATGGCCGTCGTCACGCCACGCCCGCCTGGCTGAACATGATCACTGAGCCAGACCCGATGCAGCGCGGTAAAAAACTGGTGGTGCAGATGGTCGAGACCTTCCAGGCAGGCGCGAAACCGACCTTCGTTGAAACCCTTGATGCGGTTGAGGTCGCCAAAACCTCCGGCATGCCGCTGGCACCGGTCATGATTTACGGCGATGACGTGACCCATGTGCTGACCGAGGAAGGTATCGCCTATCTCTATCGCGCAGAAAGTCTTGAAGAGCGTCGCGCTATGGTTGCTGCTGTTGCGGGCATTACCGACATCGGTCTGGGTGTGGATGCGGCACGCGTCGCAGCCCTGCGTAAAAGCGGCAAAGTGGTCTACCCGGAAGATATGGGTATCCGCCGCTCTGACGCCACGCGTTCACTGCTGGCAGCGGGCAGCGTCGCTGACCTGGTTGAATGGTCAGATGGCCTGTACAACCCACCTGCTAAATTCCGGAGCTGGTAA
- the glpD gene encoding glycerol-3-phosphate dehydrogenase, translating to METKDLIVIGGGINGAGIAADAAGRGLSVLMLEARDLACATSSASSKLIHGGLRYLEHYEFRLVSEALAEREVLLKMAPHLAFPMRFRLPHRPHLRPAWMIRTGLFMYDHLGKRTSLPGSKSLRFGADSALKPEITRGFEYSDCWVDDARMVVLNAQEVVKRGGEVRTRTRVTRAWREGGLWKVEAEDVDSGKTFTWQAKGLVNAAGPWVKQLFDDSLKLKSPYGIRLIKGSHIVVPRVHTEKQAYILQNEDNRIVFVIPWMDEFSIIGTTDVEYKGDPKNVNIDDNETAYLLKVFNGHFKKQLTADDIVWSYSGVRPLCDDESDSPQAITRDYTLDVRDDNGQAPLLSVFGGKLTTYRKLAEHALEKLVKYYPNAGPAWTKNCVLPGGNISGTREDYAASLRRRYPFISENMARHFSRTYGSSTETLLAGAKSLDDLGENFGHEFYEAELRYLVQHEWVRELDDAIWRRTKQGMWLTKEQQARVAEWLAAKAKPVLSLAS from the coding sequence GTGGAAACCAAAGACCTGATCGTGATCGGCGGCGGCATCAACGGTGCCGGCATTGCAGCAGACGCTGCAGGACGCGGACTGTCGGTGTTAATGCTGGAGGCGCGGGATCTGGCTTGCGCGACCTCCTCTGCCAGTTCAAAACTGATTCACGGCGGCCTGCGCTACCTTGAACATTACGAATTCCGTCTGGTCAGTGAAGCACTGGCCGAGCGTGAAGTCCTGCTGAAAATGGCCCCCCATCTGGCGTTCCCGATGCGCTTCCGTCTGCCGCACCGTCCGCATCTGCGTCCGGCGTGGATGATCCGCACCGGCCTGTTTATGTATGACCATCTCGGCAAGCGTACCAGCCTGCCAGGCAGTAAAAGTCTGCGGTTTGGCGCGGATTCAGCCCTGAAGCCGGAAATTACGCGCGGATTCGAATATTCTGACTGCTGGGTCGATGATGCCCGCATGGTGGTACTGAACGCGCAGGAAGTGGTGAAGCGTGGTGGTGAAGTCCGTACCCGCACCCGCGTGACCCGAGCCTGGCGCGAAGGCGGCCTGTGGAAAGTTGAAGCGGAAGATGTCGACAGCGGCAAAACCTTCACCTGGCAGGCGAAAGGCCTGGTCAACGCCGCTGGCCCATGGGTTAAGCAGCTGTTTGATGACAGCCTGAAGCTGAAATCGCCTTACGGTATTCGTCTGATCAAAGGCAGCCACATTGTGGTGCCGCGCGTTCATACCGAGAAGCAGGCTTATATTCTGCAGAACGAAGATAACCGTATTGTGTTTGTCATCCCGTGGATGGATGAGTTCTCAATCATCGGTACCACCGATGTGGAGTACAAAGGCGATCCGAAAAACGTCAATATCGACGACAACGAGACAGCCTATCTGCTGAAAGTGTTCAACGGACACTTTAAAAAGCAGCTGACCGCTGACGATATCGTCTGGTCCTATTCCGGTGTCCGTCCGTTGTGTGATGATGAATCCGATTCACCGCAGGCGATCACCCGTGATTACACGCTGGACGTGCGCGACGATAATGGTCAGGCACCGCTGCTTTCCGTATTTGGCGGCAAGCTGACCACCTATCGTAAGCTGGCGGAACATGCGCTGGAAAAACTGGTGAAGTACTACCCGAACGCGGGTCCGGCCTGGACCAAAAACTGCGTATTGCCGGGTGGCAATATCTCCGGCACCCGTGAAGATTATGCAGCCAGTCTGCGTCGTCGTTATCCATTCATCAGCGAAAATATGGCGCGCCACTTCTCGCGCACTTACGGCAGCAGCACGGAAACCCTGCTTGCTGGCGCGAAAAGTCTGGATGACCTGGGTGAGAACTTCGGACACGAATTCTACGAAGCGGAACTGCGTTACCTGGTACAGCATGAGTGGGTGCGTGAACTGGATGATGCTATCTGGCGTCGTACCAAACAGGGTATGTGGCTGACCAAAGAGCAGCAGGCTCGCGTTGCCGAGTGGCTGGCAGCGAAAGCGAAACCCGTCCTGTCACTGGCCTCCTGA
- a CDS encoding malonate decarboxylase holo-ACP synthase, which translates to MSAPRPHDLLWLRHSDALAAIKENWVSTFWHPDLPVVVRRDHRESGLIPVGVRGERREQRAAGWINPADIVRMVTPERVAERAWLLDSPFTAYAPVRAAITLSESLWPWHWGITGSTGYALATQRPTLHAASDLDLVIRAPQPLPRDALQQWQTLTDSLDCRVDTQVETPSGAFALNEWLREGRVLLKTDTGPILTASPWSRENS; encoded by the coding sequence ATGAGTGCGCCGCGCCCCCACGATCTGCTCTGGCTGCGTCACAGCGACGCGTTAGCTGCGATTAAAGAGAACTGGGTCAGCACATTCTGGCATCCCGATCTGCCGGTGGTGGTACGGCGCGATCACCGTGAATCCGGTCTGATTCCGGTGGGTGTGCGCGGTGAGCGACGTGAGCAGCGCGCCGCCGGCTGGATTAATCCAGCCGATATTGTCCGGATGGTGACGCCAGAGAGAGTGGCAGAACGGGCATGGCTGCTGGATTCACCCTTTACCGCTTATGCGCCGGTTCGCGCGGCGATTACGCTCAGCGAGTCTCTCTGGCCCTGGCATTGGGGCATAACCGGCAGCACCGGTTATGCGCTGGCGACGCAACGGCCCACGCTGCATGCTGCCAGCGATCTTGATTTAGTGATCCGCGCCCCGCAGCCGCTGCCGCGCGATGCGCTGCAACAGTGGCAGACGCTGACCGACTCGCTGGACTGCCGGGTGGATACCCAGGTGGAAACGCCGTCTGGCGCGTTTGCGCTGAACGAGTGGCTGCGTGAGGGTCGCGTGCTGTTAAAAACCGATACCGGACCGATACTGACCGCTTCACCCTGGAGCAGGGAGAATTCATGA
- a CDS encoding triphosphoribosyl-dephospho-CoA synthase has translation MKLLSQTQAEAQSSQLATMARDCLIDEARLSPKPGLVDSRGNGAHQDLTLALMERSAHSLMPAFLALARHSWLRPADIALRETVGRLGRDGEQQMMAATGGVNTHRGAIWALGLLVSAAAMHGGAASADQLTRTAAALASLPDRAAPKLFSKGLKATHRYQVPGAREEAQQAFPHVMKLALPQLLSSRAVGASESEARLDALMAIMTSLSDTCVLSRAGMTGLNAMQQGARAVLLAGGCRTAAGQVALSQLDQRMLALNASPGGAADLLATTLFIDRVCSPELSYF, from the coding sequence ATGAAACTCCTGTCACAGACTCAAGCCGAGGCGCAGTCCAGCCAGCTGGCAACGATGGCGCGCGATTGTCTGATCGATGAAGCACGTCTGAGCCCTAAGCCGGGTCTGGTCGACAGTCGGGGAAACGGCGCGCATCAGGATCTGACGCTGGCGCTGATGGAGCGTTCTGCTCACAGCCTGATGCCAGCCTTTCTGGCGCTGGCCCGTCACAGCTGGCTGCGTCCTGCTGATATCGCCCTGCGCGAAACGGTAGGCCGCCTGGGCCGTGACGGTGAGCAGCAGATGATGGCGGCAACCGGCGGCGTTAACACCCATCGTGGCGCAATCTGGGCGCTGGGATTGCTGGTGAGTGCCGCGGCCATGCACGGCGGCGCTGCCAGTGCCGACCAGCTGACCCGCACCGCCGCTGCACTGGCCAGCCTGCCCGACCGGGCAGCACCAAAGCTGTTCAGCAAAGGTTTGAAAGCGACGCACCGCTATCAGGTGCCCGGCGCACGCGAAGAGGCGCAACAGGCGTTTCCTCATGTGATGAAGCTGGCGCTGCCGCAGCTGCTGTCCAGCCGGGCGGTGGGTGCCAGTGAGAGCGAAGCCCGCCTGGATGCGCTGATGGCGATCATGACCTCGCTCAGCGATACCTGCGTGCTGTCTCGTGCGGGTATGACCGGACTGAACGCCATGCAGCAGGGCGCACGCGCCGTACTGCTGGCGGGAGGCTGCCGCACAGCCGCAGGTCAGGTGGCGCTGTCGCAGCTCGACCAGCGCATGCTGGCGCTCAATGCTTCGCCTGGCGGGGCCGCCGATTTGCTGGCCACGACGCTGTTTATTGATCGGGTCTGCTCGCCTGAACTTTCTTATTTTTAG
- the mdcE gene encoding biotin-independent malonate decarboxylase subunit gamma, with protein sequence MTQTSSRGATWLEKLAPNAQRLSGLCASVQVADGQLNGENVRFIAVVPDPQNHYPRAAQGEVGLLEGWTLAKVVNETREADKNSAVKRPIVAVIDVPSQAYGRREEAFGIHQALAGAAGAYANARLDGHPVIGLIVGKAMSGAFLAHGYQANRLIALNDQGVLVHAMGKASAARITLRSVEALEKLAATIPPMAYDVNNFATLGLLSDLLNVGNPDAPSDADVAMVEIALHKAISDARQDPSLKSRLGASNRHSSSLVRERMRATW encoded by the coding sequence ATGACTCAGACAAGCAGCCGCGGTGCAACCTGGCTGGAAAAACTCGCACCCAATGCACAGCGTCTTAGCGGCCTGTGTGCCTCTGTTCAGGTGGCTGACGGCCAGCTCAATGGCGAAAACGTACGCTTTATTGCCGTTGTGCCCGATCCCCAAAACCATTATCCGCGCGCCGCGCAGGGTGAAGTCGGTCTGCTGGAGGGCTGGACGCTGGCGAAAGTGGTGAATGAAACGCGCGAAGCAGACAAAAACAGTGCCGTGAAACGCCCGATTGTGGCGGTGATTGATGTGCCGAGTCAGGCCTATGGCCGCCGCGAAGAGGCATTTGGTATTCATCAGGCGCTGGCCGGTGCGGCGGGGGCTTATGCCAACGCACGCCTTGACGGTCATCCGGTGATTGGCCTGATTGTTGGCAAAGCGATGTCCGGTGCGTTCCTGGCACACGGCTATCAGGCTAACCGACTGATTGCGCTTAACGATCAGGGTGTGCTGGTGCATGCCATGGGCAAAGCATCGGCGGCGCGTATTACGCTGCGCTCCGTGGAAGCGCTGGAAAAACTGGCTGCGACCATTCCACCGATGGCTTACGACGTGAATAACTTCGCCACGCTGGGCCTGCTCTCCGATCTGCTGAACGTGGGCAATCCTGATGCGCCGTCTGACGCTGATGTGGCGATGGTCGAGATTGCGCTGCACAAGGCGATTAGCGACGCTCGTCAGGATCCGAGCCTGAAAAGCCGCCTGGGTGCATCCAATCGTCACAGCTCCTCCCTGGTTCGCGAACGGATGCGCGCGACCTGGTAA
- a CDS encoding biotin-independent malonate decarboxylase subunit beta, with the protein MRNDASFIELRARERAHALLDAGSYRELLDPFEGIMSPWLAPQGVVPQSDDGMVVARGTLNGQPAVVVAIEGTFQGGSMGEVSGAKMAAALELAAEDNRNGIPTQAVLCLETGGVRLQEANLGLAAIADIHAAIVDLRRYTPVIGIVSGTVGCFGGMSIAAALCSYLIVTREARLGLNGPQVIEQEAGIEEYDSRDRPFIWSMTGGEIRYASGLVDALVSDGINAVKTAMNDFIAKGVPAQNRSDNYADFLSRLSQFDTRQQADTAQIKQLFAREEK; encoded by the coding sequence ATGCGTAACGATGCCAGTTTTATTGAATTACGGGCTCGTGAACGCGCCCATGCGCTGCTGGATGCAGGCAGCTATCGCGAACTGCTTGATCCGTTTGAAGGCATTATGTCGCCATGGCTGGCCCCGCAGGGCGTGGTGCCTCAGTCAGATGACGGCATGGTAGTGGCGCGCGGTACCCTGAATGGTCAGCCTGCAGTGGTTGTCGCCATTGAAGGCACCTTCCAGGGCGGCAGCATGGGCGAAGTTTCCGGGGCGAAAATGGCGGCAGCGCTGGAGCTGGCGGCAGAAGACAACCGCAACGGCATTCCGACTCAGGCGGTGCTCTGCCTGGAAACCGGTGGCGTGCGTTTACAGGAAGCAAATCTTGGCCTGGCGGCGATTGCGGATATTCACGCAGCGATTGTCGATCTGCGTCGCTACACCCCGGTTATCGGCATCGTCAGCGGCACCGTTGGCTGCTTCGGCGGGATGTCTATTGCTGCCGCGCTGTGCAGCTACCTGATTGTCACGCGTGAAGCCCGTCTGGGGCTGAACGGTCCGCAGGTGATTGAGCAGGAAGCAGGCATTGAAGAGTATGACTCACGCGATCGCCCGTTTATCTGGAGCATGACCGGCGGCGAAATCCGCTACGCCAGCGGCCTGGTCGATGCGCTGGTGAGTGACGGCATCAACGCGGTGAAAACCGCCATGAATGACTTTATTGCCAAAGGCGTTCCGGCCCAGAACCGCAGTGATAACTATGCCGATTTCCTGTCACGTCTGTCGCAGTTTGATACCCGCCAGCAGGCGGACACCGCGCAGATTAAACAGCTTTTCGCCCGGGAGGAGAAATAA
- the mdcC gene encoding malonate decarboxylase acyl carrier protein, with protein sequence MEHITLSLPANRLLNGRALAGVVGSGDMEVLYTATEGQTLNIDITTSLDNSDARWKALFDRLNLINGLPAGELIIHDFGATPGVARIRIEQVFEEVSHA encoded by the coding sequence ATGGAACACATCACATTATCTTTACCTGCTAACCGCCTGCTCAATGGCAGAGCGCTGGCCGGGGTCGTTGGTTCCGGTGATATGGAAGTGCTGTACACCGCAACTGAAGGCCAGACACTGAACATCGATATCACCACCTCACTGGATAACAGCGACGCGCGCTGGAAAGCGCTGTTTGATCGCCTGAACTTAATAAACGGCCTGCCCGCCGGAGAGCTGATTATTCACGATTTCGGCGCGACACCCGGCGTAGCGCGTATCCGTATTGAACAGGTTTTTGAAGAGGTGAGCCATGCGTAA
- the glpE gene encoding thiosulfate sulfurtransferase GlpE, translating to MEMFECINVQQAQAHLTEGALLVDIRDPQSYALGHAAGALHLTNTNLSDFVSGADHSLPVLVMCYHGNSSKSAAQYLLGQGFSAAYSIDGGFDAWRAAFPQQVAPGSE from the coding sequence ATGGAAATGTTCGAATGTATTAACGTGCAGCAGGCGCAGGCGCATCTGACTGAGGGTGCACTGCTGGTGGATATCCGCGATCCGCAAAGTTACGCCCTGGGTCATGCGGCAGGCGCGCTGCATCTGACCAACACCAACCTCAGCGACTTTGTCAGTGGCGCAGACCACAGCCTGCCGGTGCTGGTAATGTGCTATCACGGCAACAGCAGCAAAAGCGCGGCGCAATATCTGCTGGGACAGGGTTTCAGCGCGGCCTACAGCATTGATGGCGGCTTTGATGCCTGGCGTGCCGCCTTTCCTCAGCAGGTTGCCCCCGGCAGCGAATAA
- a CDS encoding DeoR/GlpR family transcriptional regulator, whose product MKQTQRHDAIIDLVRRQGYVSTEELVDHFEVSPQTIRRDLNDLADQNKIQRHHGGAALPSSSENTAWHDRKMMWSAEKARIAQRVASQIPDGATLFIDIGTTPEAVAHALLNHSDLRVVTNNLNVAMLLMGKPDFRVIIAGGEVRTRDGAVMGEATLDFISQFRLDYGILGISGIDMDGSLLEFDYHEVRTKRAIIENSRCVMLVVDHSKFGRNAMVNLGNMSLLDYLYTDKMPPASVMKVIEQHEVHLELC is encoded by the coding sequence GTGAAGCAGACGCAACGTCATGATGCGATTATCGATTTAGTCCGTCGTCAGGGATATGTCAGTACTGAGGAGCTGGTGGATCACTTTGAGGTCAGCCCGCAAACCATTCGTCGCGATCTCAACGATCTGGCCGATCAGAATAAAATTCAGCGTCACCACGGCGGCGCGGCGCTTCCTTCCAGCTCTGAGAATACCGCCTGGCACGATCGTAAAATGATGTGGTCAGCGGAGAAAGCGCGGATTGCGCAGCGTGTTGCCAGTCAGATCCCGGATGGGGCCACGCTGTTTATCGACATCGGCACCACGCCGGAAGCGGTGGCGCATGCACTGCTCAACCATAGCGACTTACGCGTGGTGACCAACAACCTCAACGTCGCGATGCTGTTGATGGGCAAGCCCGATTTCCGGGTAATTATCGCAGGCGGTGAAGTACGGACCCGCGATGGCGCGGTGATGGGGGAAGCGACGCTCGACTTCATTTCCCAGTTCCGGCTCGATTACGGCATCCTGGGGATCAGCGGCATCGATATGGATGGATCGCTGCTGGAGTTCGACTATCACGAAGTCCGCACCAAGCGCGCCATCATTGAAAATTCACGCTGTGTGATGCTGGTGGTGGATCACTCGAAGTTTGGCCGTAACGCCATGGTTAACCTTGGCAACATGAGTCTGCTGGACTATCTCTACACCGACAAAATGCCGCCCGCCAGCGTCATGAAAGTGATTGAGCAGCATGAGGTTCACCTCGAACTCTGCTGA
- a CDS encoding AEC family transporter produces MIYIIVHALAPIFVIMLLGFWAGKAGMVNNKDVSLLNIFVMDFALPAALFSATVQTPWPGIVAQWPLIVVITGAMWITYGAVYFAATKVFKKSPQDAAVLTLTVALPNYAALGLPILASVLGENGATSLSVAVSIACGSVLLTPLCLLILEREKAFADGTEHGSTLTMLPILMWRSVKKPIVLGPLIGVVLSALGVKMPDLVLAAIKPLGLAATAAALFLTGVILSARKLKLNAVVGVGTVTKLLIQPFIAWGLVLALGLNGSVAITAILMIALSAGFFGVVFGNRFGVQSPDAEAVLLLSSILCILSLPLFITLTSGM; encoded by the coding sequence ATGATTTATATAATTGTTCATGCCCTTGCTCCGATCTTTGTCATTATGCTGCTGGGTTTCTGGGCCGGTAAGGCCGGAATGGTCAACAACAAAGACGTCTCTCTGCTGAATATTTTCGTCATGGATTTTGCACTGCCCGCCGCGCTGTTCAGCGCAACGGTACAAACGCCCTGGCCGGGCATCGTGGCGCAATGGCCGCTGATTGTGGTTATTACCGGCGCAATGTGGATTACTTATGGAGCTGTCTATTTCGCGGCTACAAAAGTTTTCAAAAAGTCACCGCAGGATGCGGCTGTGTTAACACTGACGGTGGCGCTGCCAAATTACGCCGCGCTGGGCCTGCCCATTCTGGCCAGCGTGCTGGGTGAAAATGGTGCCACTTCGCTCTCGGTAGCGGTCTCCATCGCCTGTGGTTCAGTGCTGCTTACACCGCTTTGCCTGCTGATTCTGGAACGTGAAAAAGCGTTTGCCGACGGCACCGAGCACGGTTCAACCCTGACCATGCTGCCGATTCTGATGTGGCGTTCAGTGAAAAAACCGATTGTACTGGGACCGTTGATTGGCGTGGTGTTATCAGCGCTGGGCGTTAAAATGCCTGATCTGGTGCTGGCCGCCATCAAACCGCTGGGTCTTGCTGCCACCGCCGCTGCACTCTTCCTGACCGGTGTCATCCTGTCGGCACGCAAACTGAAACTTAACGCGGTGGTGGGCGTCGGCACGGTGACTAAACTGCTGATTCAGCCCTTTATCGCCTGGGGTCTGGTACTGGCGCTGGGGCTTAACGGTTCAGTGGCCATTACCGCTATCCTGATGATTGCGCTGTCAGCCGGTTTCTTCGGCGTGGTATTCGGCAACCGCTTTGGCGTGCAGTCGCCCGATGCTGAAGCCGTGCTACTGTTGAGTTCGATTCTGTGTATTTTATCGTTACCGCTGTTCATCACGCTGACATCAGGAATGTAA